A window of Methanomassiliicoccales archaeon contains these coding sequences:
- a CDS encoding IS6-like element ISPfu2 family transposase, with amino-acid sequence MKAESILYSLISVLKPFRRNKIPPEKKIRAVELYLRGLSYRQVGKILKISHTTVWEAVQKLAEAVYQPTLLAVRKQRNFIAVDETVVKINGEKRFLWAALDVESREVLAVWITTTRNWWIARDFILVVLKSCKGQPVFLVDGGKWYKSAFKSLGLDFVHVTFGPRNCIERWFRTLKERTKRFWNNFRARDWRRVHRFVFLFAFWYNFVRFHSRFGCPPGDVTEWLQEVMPQLS; translated from the coding sequence ATGAAGGCTGAGAGCATTCTATACTCACTGATTTCAGTCTTAAAACCTTTTCGCCGCAACAAAATCCCACCAGAAAAGAAAATCAGAGCAGTAGAACTATACCTGCGAGGCCTCAGCTACAGACAAGTCGGAAAAATCCTCAAAATCAGCCACACAACAGTCTGGGAGGCAGTTCAAAAACTAGCAGAAGCAGTTTACCAGCCAACACTCCTCGCAGTAAGAAAACAGAGGAATTTTATCGCAGTTGATGAGACTGTCGTAAAAATCAACGGGGAGAAGAGATTTCTCTGGGCTGCACTTGACGTTGAGAGCAGGGAAGTTCTCGCAGTCTGGATTACAACAACCAGAAACTGGTGGATTGCTAGAGACTTCATTCTGGTTGTTTTGAAATCCTGCAAAGGACAGCCTGTTTTTCTGGTTGATGGTGGGAAGTGGTACAAGTCTGCTTTTAAATCCCTTGGACTGGATTTTGTTCACGTAACCTTCGGGCCGAGGAACTGTATTGAACGCTGGTTCAGGACTTTAAAAGAAAGAACAAAGCGTTTCTGGAATAATTTCAGGGCTAGAGACTGGAGGAGGGTTCACAGGTTTGTTTTTCTGTTTGCGTTCTGGTATAATTTTGTTAGGTTTCATTCTCGGTTTGGTTGTCCGCCTGGTGATGTGACTGAGTGGCTTCAAGAGGTGATGCCCCAGTTATCCTGA
- a CDS encoding beta-galactosidase trimerization domain-containing protein, translating into MIILLSSSGLVSSDPLQNQNHRILFICSDLGDVILANSFGDNVDIIYLGKDLPDDRSTLSDILYLSRYDEIWIPDLNVQWTEGGRLSEGEIETLAEYVQSGGVLIIGLNTYVQSWSKKLDEVFGVRLLRLEKPKNDTEEWDVVFNGRVYPYNDTYQEVIVRPEGAKVISTYKNEKPAITLNHYGSGVAVLITFNPVKAYVEGDRSFLDLYLEVSSEALKERKNPPTISNTEKALIILKRVTLHPLTLGLLVFILLEILAYFGLMPLGLTIFFAAPLVRLWGLIKHRKRCISTLETVSIMRGVTISELSEEMGEKVRRLKFCIAILKLKRKVSILDISRLGEKDYLITLHGLEAEGVGAWAVEKYPSLMEKIINHPGVTILDLAHSSNMPPYEVLQLLREMSRYGVVEIRKMPFDYEVYPTRALSRWLKE; encoded by the coding sequence ATGATAATCCTGCTGAGTTCTTCAGGCCTGGTTAGCTCAGACCCCCTGCAGAATCAAAACCACAGAATCCTGTTTATCTGTAGTGATCTTGGAGATGTTATTCTGGCAAATTCCTTTGGTGATAACGTTGATATCATTTATCTTGGCAAAGATCTTCCGGACGACCGTTCCACCCTCTCTGATATTCTGTATCTCTCAAGATACGATGAAATCTGGATCCCTGATCTAAACGTCCAGTGGACAGAGGGCGGAAGATTAAGTGAAGGCGAGATAGAGACATTAGCAGAGTACGTTCAGAGTGGTGGAGTCTTGATCATTGGCCTTAACACCTATGTCCAGAGCTGGAGCAAAAAGTTAGACGAGGTCTTTGGGGTAAGGCTACTCAGACTGGAAAAGCCGAAAAATGACACTGAAGAGTGGGATGTAGTGTTCAACGGCAGGGTTTACCCTTACAACGACACCTATCAAGAAGTAATCGTCAGACCAGAGGGAGCAAAGGTTATCTCAACCTACAAGAATGAGAAACCTGCTATAACTCTGAACCATTACGGCTCAGGAGTTGCAGTTTTAATAACATTTAATCCGGTAAAGGCCTACGTTGAGGGGGATCGCTCTTTTTTGGATCTCTATTTGGAGGTTTCCAGCGAAGCTCTGAAAGAGAGAAAAAACCCACCCACAATCAGCAATACAGAAAAAGCCCTGATCATTCTGAAGAGGGTTACTTTGCACCCTCTTACATTAGGATTGCTCGTTTTCATCCTCCTTGAAATCCTTGCTTACTTTGGCTTAATGCCCTTAGGACTTACGATTTTCTTCGCGGCTCCCTTAGTACGGCTCTGGGGCCTTATCAAGCATAGAAAAAGGTGTATTAGTACCCTTGAGACTGTTTCAATCATGAGAGGAGTTACTATATCCGAACTTTCAGAGGAGATGGGAGAGAAAGTCCGGCGCCTAAAGTTTTGCATAGCAATCCTAAAGTTGAAAAGAAAGGTTAGTATCTTGGACATATCTCGTCTGGGTGAGAAGGATTATCTAATAACACTTCATGGCCTCGAAGCGGAGGGCGTCGGGGCTTGGGCAGTTGAGAAATATCCTAGCTTAATGGAGAAGATTATCAATCACCCGGGAGTTACAATCCTCGATCTAGCTCATTCTTCAAACATGCCCCCCTACGAAGTCCTACAACTTCTCAGGGAGATGTCAAGGTATGGAGTCGTTGAGATAAGAAAAATGCCCTTTGACTACGAGGTCTATCCTACTAGGGCTCTGTCGAGGTGGCTTAAGGAATGA